One window from the genome of Amaranthus tricolor cultivar Red isolate AtriRed21 chromosome 9, ASM2621246v1, whole genome shotgun sequence encodes:
- the LOC130823102 gene encoding protein DWD HYPERSENSITIVE TO UV-B 1-like, which yields MESLESRYLNCCKRQKVLPNPSILSSLSKTVHQKSLQSRSNLIVVLDHLKDADLLPLIDTINAMSSSDVDVVDILNESPCILNEDQVLSLMCAANQKLRTVSLQDLPFTKRFLRYLFRGGLCCQVLKLSSSSLQKLDMVGSFMHLRKLNLDFCTSLTTLHKDCFSHMPNLKHLSMCETRVANLWTTTVSLAKLPSLIELRFQNCLCCEETGPCPAYLSNKYGVHVSDITSPVGSDTCVDNQQSLSLRDFPSDSAFGLQQVFCEKCNVQDGCVNDLSESLSVLSTKKYISHHPAPICFEKHYREFMIASLPRLEVLDNLPIGKKDKKLAQVIYTTYFEYLPYNRPAEESVSRILQNREIASSGIPFRRLFKSKNSSDFQRKNQYVFSKSLCAAKLGASPWPLLQSLSSISCIENEESRRVRPRQFEYHPSDSSLMAFGTLDGEVVVINHENGKNIAYMPPMGARNSILGLCWLKKYPSKVLAGSDNGTLRLYDISNTSPKGAYSCYGGDFTTCDKFNQLTSVHINSTDELLLVSGYTRNVAMYDMVTGKRLQLFNDLHQEPINVAKFSHLSPNMFATSSFDHHVKMWDIRQKMDRPCYTATSSRGNVMVCFSPDDYYLLVSSIDNEVKQLMAVDGRLHTDFGISPSGSSYNYTRSYYMNERDYVISGSSDEQVVRICCAQTGRRLRDVYFEGRGSDKAMFVQSLRSDPFRPFNMSILASYAQSNSKCEIIKVNLLSTGEDDEEDSYLQHITPSFSLGG from the exons ATGGAAAGCTTGGAATCCAG GTATCTTAATTGTTGCAAAAGGCAAAAGGTGCTGCCTAATCCGTCAATTTTGAGCTCTCTTTCGAAG ACTGTGCATCAGAAGTCTCTTCAAAGCCGAAGTAACCTCATCGTTGTACTGGATCACCTAAAGGATGCGGACCTATTACCACTTATTGATACGATCAATGCAATGAGCTCATCTGATGTCGATGTTGTTGATATTCTTAATGAATCACCTTGCATTCTGAATGAAGATCAGGTTTTGTCTCTGATGTGTGCAGCGAATCAGAAACTCCGTACAGTTAGTCTTCAAGATTTACCATTTACAAAGCGCTTCTTGAG GTATCTATTTCGAGGTGGCTTGTGCTGTCAAGTGTTAAAGTTGAGCTCATCTAGTCTTCAGAAGCTTGACATGGTTGGGAGCTTTATGCATTTACGAAAGCTTAACTTGGACTTCTGCACCTCATTGACTACTCTACACAAGGATTGTTTCTCTCACATGCCGAACTTAAAGCACCTCTCTATGTGTGAGACAAGAGTAGCTAATCTTTGGACAACTACCGTTTCCCTGGCTAAACTTCCTTCTCTCATAGAACTTCGCTTTCAGAACTGTTTGTGCTGTGAAGAAACTGGCCCGTGCCCTGCATATTTAAGCAATAAATATGGTGTTCATGTCAGCGACATTACTAGTCCAGTTGGCTCTGATACATGTGTTGATAATCAGCAAAGTTTAAGCCTGCGAGATTTTCCGTCTGATTCTGCTTTCGGTTTGCAACAG GTTTTTTGTGAGAAGTGCAACGTGCAAGATGGTTGTGTCAATGACCTCAGTGAAAGTCTAAGCGTTTTATCAACAAAAAAGTATATTTCACACCATCCTGCACCTATATGCTTTGAGAAACATTACAGGGAGTTCATGATTGCTTCCTTGCCGCGATTAGAGGTTTTAGACAATTTACCCATCGGAAAGAAGGATAAAAAACTTGCTCAGGTGATATATACAACATATTTTGAGTACTTGCCATATAATAGACCTGCAGAAGAGAGTGTTTCTCGCATTCTTCAGAATCGTGAAATAGCATCCAGTGGAATCCCTTTCCGGAGACTTTTTAAGTCGAAGAATTCATCAGATTTTCAAAGGAAGAATCAATATGTTTTCTCGAAGTCCCTTTGTGCAGCAAAGCTAGGTGCGTCACCGTGGCCACTTTTACAAAGTCTGTCTAGTATTAGCTGCATAGAAAATGAAGAGAGCAGGAGGGTTCGTCCTAGGCAATTTGAGTATCATCCTTCCGACTCTAGCCTTATGGCTTTTGGAACATTGGACGGAGAAGTGGTGGTGATCAATCACGAGAACGGGAAGAACATTGCATACATGCCACCCATGGGAGCAAGGAATAGCATTTTGGGACTTTGTTGGCTTAAGAAGTACCCCTCTAAG GTGCTTGCTGGTTCTGACAATGGTACGTTGAGATTGTATGACATCAGTAATACCTCACCAAAGGGTGCATACTCTTGTTATGGCGGTGATTTTACAACCTGTGATAAGTTTAATCAGTTGACTTCAGTTCATATAAACTCTACGGATGAATTGCTTCTAGTCAGCGGTTACACACGAAATGTTGCAATGTATGATATGGTCACAGGAAAGCGCTTGCAGTTGTTCAATGATCTGCATCAGGAGCCTATAAACGTCGCCAAGTTTTCCCATCTTTCTCCTAATATGTTTGCCACTTCTTCATTTGATCATCACGTTAAAATGTGGGATATTAGACAAAAAATGGACCGACCTTGCTATACAGCTACTAGCTCAAGAGGCAATGTGATGGTCTGCTTTTCCCCTGACGATTACTATCTGCTTGTGTCATCCATCGACAATGAG GTTAAACAACTTATGGCTGTTGATGGGAGGCTGCACACAGATTTTGGTATATCTCCAAGTGGTAGTTCATATAACTATACTCGTTCATATTACATGAATGAGAGAGACTATGTTATCTCAGGAAGTTCTGACGAACAAGTTGTCCGCATTTGCTGTGCTCAGACAGGAAGGCGACTAAGAGATGTTTACTTTGAG GGAAGAGGCTCAGACAAAGCGATGTTTGTGCAATCCTTGAGGAGCGATCCTTTCAGG CCGTTCAACATGAGTATATTAGCATCTTATGCACAATCAAACTCCAAGTGCGAAATAATCAAG GTAAATCTGCTCTCAACTGGCGAGGATGATGAAGAAGACTCTTACTTGCAGCATATCACCCCGTCCTTCAGCCTTGGCGGTTGA